From one Pseudopipra pipra isolate bDixPip1 chromosome 2, bDixPip1.hap1, whole genome shotgun sequence genomic stretch:
- the FLT3 gene encoding LOW QUALITY PROTEIN: receptor-type tyrosine-protein kinase FLT3 (The sequence of the model RefSeq protein was modified relative to this genomic sequence to represent the inferred CDS: inserted 2 bases in 1 codon) encodes MLDKASTWLAYSGKXCCAQQTIYSWSSITIYFMDQKIRNIFETTIIKILVMTAVAFTSTITQNTSEITCEFIGQKAEGSGASETSVSPKISNILEDLGCYLNSQGTENIYKTIKNVEVNLFQDIELRIIMRISNITSCFWFFKERKACKLFLDSENRYITSLTFSQIKEGQAGKYTLLVTSETSNYTVVVPVLIRKKPSKPHFRKRENSDSIECISESYPQPSVEWIFCKTPEKSCPDKMHEETGEIDGLQMEQHELFRTYIWCCAVNVLGRECTSLFTIDLNERQAAPLPELLLKVGEPLLIRCRAVHHNYKFRIKLSFENREVQGRLFGGLEYLPDHSAIRIQYVFASEAGRSDSGHYTCSSTAHPNQTALVTVLEKGFINVTDSKEDFEIDEEEFCFEVNFTAYPPVRCMWLFSKKTFPCQRSYNVDGHSMSSKFCNHQRQSGIYIFYAENDDMVVTKKFTLYVRRKPEITMQQLFTQISCTAESYPASSWIWRNCLELNSSNCTEEIAEGIHNFLPKRRSLGSWISSSTLDLKETATTFSVECCANNSAGSACKKSFIIQPVAGAVSSLTDNDAFYVSVGFFLLLITFVFVFMFLKYKKQFRYESQLQMIQMIGPSDNEYIYIDFRELEYDLKWEFPRENLEFGQILGSGAFGKVVNATAYGISNAGDSVQVAVKMLKEKPDATEKDALMSELKMMTHIGSHENIVNLLGACTVSGPIYLIFEYCCYGDLLNYLRSKREKFHWTLTDIFKQHNFSFYHNIHLDQNSRIGTHLKYGVNTTLCREDEFETMQRGQNINVTPGSNGILLFSEEDKIKDASTQVDEEEDFNVLTFEDLLCFSYQVAKGMEFLESKSCIHRDLAARNILVTHGKVVKICDFGLARDIINDSNYIVRGNARLPVKWMAPESLFERTYTMKSDVWSYGILLWEIFSLGVNPYPGIQVDTNFYKLIQSGFNMDQPYYATKEVYHMMQSCWALDSRKRPSFSCLVSSLAGQLAEAEGAVYQNMKKNAATNNSSIKTKPGGVSRNEESLLFPTERHNEDPQAEK; translated from the exons ATGCTGGATAAGGCCAGTACCTGGTTGGCTTACTCAGGGAA CTGTTGCGCCCAGCAGACCATATATTCATGGTCATCCATCACCATATATTTCATGGATCAGAAGATAAG aaacatttttgaGACTACTATAATAAAGA ttCTTGTTATGACAGCAGTTGCTTTCACTTCTACAATAACTCAAAATACATCTGAGATCACATGTGAGTTTATCGGCCAGAAAGCTGAGGGTTCAGGAGCATCAGAGACATCAGTATCTCCTAAG ATTTCTAACATTTTGGAAGATCTTGGGTGTTATTTGAATTCTCAAGGAACAGAGAACATctataaaacaattaaaaatgtgGAAGTCAATCTATTTCAAGATATTGAATTAAGAATAATAATGAGAATTTCAAATATCACTTCATGCTTTTGGTtctttaaagagagaaaagcttGTAAACTTTTTTTGGACTCAGAGAATCG ATATATTACATCTTTGACTTTTTCACAAATAAAAGAAGGACAAGCTGGAAAATACACCCTCTTGGTCACAAGCGAAACCAGCAATTACACAGTAGTTGTGCCTGTTCTCATCCGAA aaaaaccAAGCAAGCCCCAtttcaggaaaagggaaaattcgGATTCTATCGAGTGCATATCTGAGAGCTACCCCCAGCCCTCAGTGGAATGGATATTCTGCAAAACACCTGAAAAGAG TTGCCCTGATAAAATGCATGAAGAAACTGGAGAAATAGATGGCCTACAGATGGAGCAACATGAATTATTTCGAACTTACATATGGTGCTGTGCAGTTAATGTCCTGGGCAGAGAATGCACCAGCCTCTTTACAATAG ATTTGAATGAAAGGCAAGCAGCACCTTTACCTGAACTGCTACTTAAGGTCGGGGAACCATTGCTGATCAGATGCAGAGCTGTTCACCATAATTataaattcagaataaaattatcttttgaAAACAGAGAAGTTCAG GGTCGCCTGTTCGGAGGATTAGAATACCTACCAGACCACTCAGCAATTCGGATCCAGTATGTATTTGCTTCAGAAGCAGGAAGAAGTGATAGTGGACATTACACCTGTTCTTCTACTGCTCATCCGAATCAAACTGCTTTGGTTACAGTTTTAG aaaaggGATTTATAAATGTAACTGACTCTAAAGAAGATTTTGAAATTGATGAGGAAGAGTTTTGCTTTGAAGTTAACTTTACAGCTTATCCACCAGTTAGATGCATGTggttattttcaaaaaaaacatttccatgtCAACGAAGTTACAATGTGGATGGACACAG CATGTCATCAAAGTTCTGCAACCATCAGCGCCAGTCTGGGATATACATATTTTATGCTGAAAATGATGATATGGTTGTGACAAAAAAATTCACTCTCTACGTGAGAA GAAAGCCTGAAATTACGATGCAGCAGTTGTTCACGCAGATCTCATGCACTGCTGAGAGTTATCCTGCCTCATCCTGGATTTGGAGGAACTGTCTTGAACTGAACTCATCCAA CTGTACAGAAGAAATTGCAGAGGGGATTCACAACTTCTTGCCAAAGAGGAGATCCCTGGGATCATGGATTTCAAGCAGTACTTTGGATCTAAAGGAGACAGCAACAACCTTCTCTGTGGAGTGCTGTGCAAACAATTCTGCTGGTTCAGCCTGTAAAAAGAGTTTCATTATCCAGCCAG TTGCAGGAGCTGTTTCTTCTCTCACGGACAATGATGCATTCTATGTCTCTGTTGGATTTTTTCTCCTATTGATCacttttgtgtttgtgttcatGTTTCTTAAATACAAAAAG caaTTTAGATATGAGAGCCAGTTGCAAATGATACAGATGATAGGGCCATCAGATAATGAGTACATCTACATTGACTTCAGAGAATTGGAATATGATCTAAAATGGGAATTTCCCAGGGAAAACCTGGAATTTG GACAGATCCTTGGTTCTGGGGCTTTTGGAAAAGTGGTGAATGCGACAGCTTATGGAATTAGCAATGCAGGAGATTCAGTCCAGGTCGCAGTCAAAATGCTAAAAG AAAAACCTGATGCCACAGAAAAAGATGCTCTAATGTCTGAGCTGAAAATGATGACTCACATTGGAAGCCATGAAAATATTGTGAACCTACTAGGAGCTTGTACTGTGTCAG GACCAATCTACTTGATATTTGAGTACTGTTGCTATGGTGACCTTCTGAACTACTTAAGGAGCAAGAGAGAAAAGTTTCACTGGACACtgacagatatttttaaacagcatAATTTCAGCTTTTACCACAATATTCATTTGGACCAAAATTCCAG GATAGGGACTCACCTGAAGTATGGTGTAAATACAACTCTGTGCAGAGAAGATGAATTTGAAACCATGCAAAGAGGTCAAAACATAAATGTGACACCTGGGTCAAATGGGATACTGCTGTTCTCTGAGGAAG ATAAAATTAAGGATGCAAGCACACAGGTGGATGAAGAAGAGGATTTTAATGTGCTCACTTTTGAAGACCTTCTTTGCTTCTCTTATCAAGTTGCCAAAGGAATGGAATTTCTTGAGTCCAAATCG TGCATTCACAGAGACCTTGCTGCCCGGAATATACTAGTGACGCATGGAAAAGTGgtgaaaatatgtgattttGGCCTTGCCAGAGATATAATTAATGACTCCAACTACATCGTCAGGGGGAAT GCTCGTTTACCTGTTAAATGGATGGCTCCTGAAAGCTTATTTGAGAGGACGTACACAATGAAGAGTGATGTCTGGTCATATGGAATATTGCTATGGGAAATATTCTCTTTGG GTGTAAATCCTTACCCTGGTATTCAGGTTGATACAAATTTCTACAAATTAATACAAAGTGGATTTAATATGGACCAACCATATTATGCTACAAAAGAAGT CTATCACATGATGCAGTCCTGTTGGGCCCTTGACTCCAGAAAAAGACCCTCTTTTTCTTGCCTGGTTTCCTCTCTCGCAGGTCAGCTGGCTGAGGCAGAAGGAGCA